One region of Microcoleus sp. FACHB-68 genomic DNA includes:
- the pstA gene encoding phosphate ABC transporter permease PstA, with translation MASSISRNNSQRPSEEFSPNVEQRERVGKIFEIIFLIGLSIGLVVLAVLVFDVLKDGLGRLLTPGFLTGTPSRFADQGGIRPAIFGSILLGGLVMLIAVPIGVGAALYLEEYAPKAWWTDVIEINVSNLAGVPSIVYGLLGLGVFNYLLNFGPALLSGAFTLSLLSLPVIIVTAREAIRAVPDSLRQASYGLGTTKWQTVWNHVLPYAVPGILTGVIISVSRAIGDAASLIVVGAVSFLTFNPGLFQRFMALPIQIYTYITRPEPGFSNAAAASIIVLLLLILVLNGGAIYLRQRFSRFK, from the coding sequence ATGGCAAGTTCTATTTCTCGTAACAACTCCCAAAGACCTTCTGAAGAGTTCAGTCCCAATGTAGAACAAAGAGAAAGGGTCGGCAAAATTTTTGAAATCATATTTTTGATAGGTTTATCTATCGGATTAGTGGTTCTTGCCGTCCTAGTTTTTGATGTCCTCAAAGATGGGTTAGGCCGGCTGTTAACGCCTGGATTTCTCACGGGAACTCCCTCTCGATTTGCGGATCAAGGTGGCATACGCCCTGCTATTTTTGGCAGCATTCTTCTAGGGGGATTAGTTATGTTAATTGCTGTACCTATCGGCGTAGGAGCAGCTTTGTATCTCGAAGAATATGCACCCAAAGCTTGGTGGACTGATGTAATTGAGATTAACGTTAGCAATTTAGCTGGAGTCCCTTCAATTGTCTATGGCCTGCTAGGGTTAGGCGTTTTCAATTATCTTTTGAATTTTGGGCCGGCTTTGCTTTCTGGAGCGTTCACGCTGTCTCTGCTGTCTTTACCAGTAATTATTGTGACCGCCAGAGAGGCAATTCGAGCGGTTCCCGATTCTTTACGGCAAGCTTCCTACGGTTTAGGCACAACGAAGTGGCAGACTGTGTGGAATCATGTTTTACCTTATGCCGTCCCAGGGATTTTGACAGGGGTAATTATTTCAGTTTCCCGCGCCATTGGCGATGCGGCTTCTCTAATTGTCGTTGGAGCTGTGAGTTTTCTCACTTTTAATCCTGGTTTGTTTCAGCGCTTTATGGCCTTGCCCATCCAAATTTACACCTATATTACTCGCCCAGAGCCTGGTTTTTCTAACGCAGCAGCGGCGTCAATCATTGTTCTACTGCTCTTGATTTTGGTTTTGAATGGCGGAGCAATTTACCTACGACAACGTTTCTCAAGATTTAAATGA
- the pstB gene encoding phosphate ABC transporter ATP-binding protein PstB encodes MPSTHTTQNKPTNSVFKAQGVQVYYGDFLALQAVNMEIPERQIVAFIGPSGCGKSTFLRCFNRMNDLIPGARVEGKINYQGKNIYDDKINPVKIRRQVGMVFQRPNPFPKSIYENISFGPRANGYKGNMDELVEQSLRRAALWDEVKDKLKEKGTALSGGQQQRLCIARAIAMKPDVLLMDEPCSALDPISTQQVEELCRELKEQYTMIMVTHNMQQASRISDLTAFFNTVTDDTGKRRGKLVEFSPTEQIFASPNTKEAKAYISGKFG; translated from the coding sequence ATGCCCTCCACTCACACTACTCAAAATAAGCCAACTAATTCAGTTTTTAAGGCTCAAGGTGTTCAAGTTTATTACGGGGATTTTTTGGCCTTACAGGCGGTCAACATGGAAATTCCTGAAAGACAAATTGTAGCTTTTATTGGCCCTTCAGGATGTGGTAAAAGCACCTTCTTGCGATGCTTCAATCGGATGAATGATTTAATACCTGGAGCCAGAGTAGAAGGCAAGATTAATTACCAGGGTAAAAACATTTATGATGACAAGATTAATCCGGTGAAAATCCGGCGTCAAGTTGGGATGGTATTTCAGAGACCAAATCCTTTTCCAAAGTCAATCTACGAAAACATTTCCTTTGGGCCGCGTGCTAATGGTTATAAGGGCAATATGGACGAACTGGTGGAGCAATCGCTCCGGCGAGCTGCACTTTGGGATGAGGTGAAGGACAAGTTGAAAGAAAAGGGTACAGCTTTATCTGGAGGACAGCAGCAGCGGCTTTGCATCGCCCGTGCAATCGCCATGAAGCCAGATGTGTTGTTGATGGATGAACCCTGTTCTGCGCTCGATCCAATTTCTACTCAGCAGGTTGAAGAACTGTGCCGAGAGCTAAAAGAACAATACACCATGATTATGGTGACTCACAATATGCAGCAAGCCTCACGGATATCAGACTTAACTGCATTTTTCAACACAGTAACTGATGATACCGGCAAGCGCCGGGGAAAATTAGTTGAGTTCAGTCCTACCGAGCAAATTTTCGCTTCTCCTAATACTAAAGAAGCTAAAGCCTACATCAGCGGTAAATTTGGTTAA
- a CDS encoding polyphosphate kinase 2 family protein — MSQSSNSNDKSSAATGSIKQAESSKTEQAAEKATSEFAEEMAPEKIVVDEPPPEPDYPRYRVYPGQPISLANLDPNATEQYKKKKHVEKQLETQRQRLQNLQERLYAEHKRSLLIVLQAMDTGGKDGTIKHVFGGLNPQGCQVWSFKKPSDEEVNHDFLWRYHQRAPQRGMISIFNRSHYEDVLVVRVKQLVAENVWRERYHLINEFEHMLTLNNIAVIKFFLHISKDEQKRRLESRIKDPDKHWKFSSNDLKERQFWDHYEAAFQDMINNCSTAYAPWYIVPANNKWYRNLVVARVIADTLEAMNPQYPPAEIGLQNIVVPD; from the coding sequence ATGAGCCAGTCAAGTAATTCAAACGATAAGAGTTCTGCTGCCACCGGCAGTATAAAACAAGCAGAATCTTCTAAAACTGAACAAGCGGCAGAAAAAGCGACGAGTGAATTTGCCGAGGAGATGGCACCTGAAAAAATTGTTGTAGACGAACCACCGCCTGAACCAGATTATCCTCGCTACCGGGTTTACCCCGGACAACCCATCAGCTTGGCTAATCTCGATCCAAATGCTACCGAACAGTACAAGAAAAAGAAGCACGTTGAAAAGCAACTCGAAACCCAGCGGCAGCGCTTGCAGAATTTACAAGAACGGTTATATGCCGAACACAAGCGCAGCTTGCTGATTGTCCTACAAGCGATGGACACCGGCGGCAAAGATGGCACCATCAAACACGTATTTGGCGGACTTAATCCGCAAGGTTGCCAAGTGTGGTCATTCAAAAAGCCTAGTGACGAGGAAGTAAATCACGACTTTTTGTGGCGCTACCACCAGCGGGCACCACAGCGCGGGATGATCTCAATCTTCAACCGCTCGCATTACGAAGACGTGCTGGTTGTACGAGTCAAGCAGTTGGTAGCCGAGAACGTTTGGCGAGAGCGCTATCACTTGATTAATGAGTTTGAGCATATGCTCACTCTTAACAATATTGCAGTCATCAAGTTTTTTCTTCATATTTCCAAAGATGAGCAAAAACGACGCTTAGAAAGCCGAATAAAAGATCCAGATAAGCATTGGAAGTTTTCAAGCAACGATTTGAAAGAGCGACAGTTCTGGGATCACTATGAAGCGGCTTTCCAGGACATGATTAATAATTGCTCGACTGCCTATGCCCCTTGGTACATAGTGCCGGCTAATAATAAGTGGTATCGCAATTTAGTCGTTGCTCGTGTGATTGCGGACACGTTAGAGGCGATGAATCCGCAGTATCCTCCAGCCGAAATAGGCTTACAAAATATTGTGGTTCCGGATTAA
- a CDS encoding sulfate ABC transporter substrate-binding protein yields the protein MEIQNTKFKIQKALQTIKHSCLRLITRWSNKRSVWGFVSLFLLGASLSVAVAACSGSNATSAPQKDIKLSLVSYSVTQAAYEQIVPKFVEKWQKEHNQNVTIEQSYGGSGSQSNAVIDGSKEADIVHLSLALDTHKIQQAGLIEPGWERKSPRSGIVTRSVVAIVTRPDNPKGINSWEDLAQEGLSIITANPKTSGIAIWNFLALWGSVTQKGGDEAQALEFTTNVYKNVPVLANNARQASELFFKQGKGDVLLNYEDEVIYAEQNGQKLPYVVPDINISIDNPVALVDKNVDKHGTRKVAQAFIDYLYTSEAQQEFAKLGYRPVNPSVVAEVAQNYPQLETLFTVQDLGGWDDVQNKFFAEGAIFDQIQVAGKI from the coding sequence ATGGAAATTCAAAATACAAAATTCAAAATTCAAAAAGCTTTGCAGACGATTAAGCACTCGTGCCTGCGATTAATAACAAGATGGTCAAACAAACGTTCTGTGTGGGGTTTTGTCTCCTTATTTTTGCTAGGAGCTAGCTTGAGCGTCGCTGTTGCTGCCTGCTCTGGAAGCAATGCAACCTCAGCACCCCAAAAGGATATAAAGCTATCCCTGGTTTCCTACTCAGTCACTCAAGCAGCTTACGAGCAAATCGTACCAAAATTTGTAGAAAAGTGGCAGAAAGAACATAACCAAAATGTCACAATCGAGCAGAGTTATGGGGGATCTGGTTCTCAATCTAATGCAGTGATTGATGGCTCCAAAGAAGCAGATATTGTACATCTCTCACTCGCTCTTGACACCCATAAAATACAGCAAGCCGGTTTAATTGAACCGGGTTGGGAAAGAAAATCTCCTAGAAGTGGCATTGTTACCCGTTCTGTCGTCGCGATTGTCACCCGTCCTGATAATCCTAAAGGCATTAACAGTTGGGAAGACTTGGCACAAGAGGGCCTGAGTATCATTACAGCTAACCCCAAAACATCGGGCATTGCTATTTGGAATTTCTTAGCTTTATGGGGTTCAGTAACCCAAAAAGGGGGTGACGAGGCTCAAGCATTAGAGTTTACGACCAACGTGTATAAAAACGTCCCCGTACTAGCCAACAATGCGCGTCAGGCTAGCGAACTATTTTTCAAGCAAGGTAAGGGAGACGTTTTACTCAACTACGAAGACGAGGTAATTTATGCGGAGCAAAACGGTCAAAAACTACCTTATGTAGTCCCCGATATTAACATTTCCATTGATAACCCTGTCGCCCTTGTAGACAAAAATGTTGACAAGCACGGCACCAGAAAAGTTGCACAAGCATTTATCGATTATCTTTACACAAGTGAAGCTCAACAAGAATTTGCGAAGTTAGGATATCGTCCCGTCAACCCCAGCGTGGTTGCAGAAGTGGCTCAAAACTATCCCCAACTTGAAACTCTCTTCACTGTACAAGATTTGGGTGGTTGGGATGATGTGCAAAATAAGTTCTTTGCCGAGGGGGCAATTTTTGACCAAATTCAGGTTGCCGGCAAGATCTGA
- a CDS encoding DUF202 domain-containing protein translates to MHLLFKSTKVDADKPRRLNPSRVREHQANERTYLAWMRTAIALMGFGVVIVRLRTFDPPPVPGPGNGWKLGLVFSLVGLMTVLLSTGHYFAVRRDIEEDTYEPADRWVILLSLAVILLGAGVIYFAFAAPLSPMSPVIPE, encoded by the coding sequence ATGCATTTACTGTTTAAATCCACCAAAGTAGATGCAGATAAGCCAAGGCGACTGAATCCGTCGCGGGTGCGGGAACATCAGGCAAACGAGCGCACTTACCTGGCATGGATGCGGACTGCAATTGCCCTGATGGGTTTTGGCGTCGTCATTGTGCGCCTTCGCACTTTCGATCCGCCCCCTGTGCCTGGTCCCGGCAATGGCTGGAAGTTGGGTTTAGTGTTTTCTTTAGTCGGTCTAATGACGGTGTTGCTCTCAACCGGCCACTATTTTGCCGTTCGCCGCGACATCGAGGAAGATACTTATGAGCCGGCAGACCGCTGGGTGATCCTGCTCAGTCTTGCTGTAATCCTTCTGGGAGCTGGGGTGATCTATTTTGCATTCGCAGCCCCTCTTAGCCCAATGAGTCCTGTTATACCTGAATAA
- a CDS encoding cadmium resistance transporter: MSGFITAIPTGITAFTATNLDDLAILTLLFSQVNATFRRRHIVMGQYLGFSALVVASLAGFLGGLVLPSHWIGLLGFAPIAVGLNSLLNPDSDSPEEMQEETDLDKSFPFARFLSPHTFSVASITIANGSDNISIYMPLFANSALESLLVIIGVFLSLVGVWCYATYKLASQPAVADVLTRYGNHLVPFVLIGLGVFIVLDSASLTPIALAASSLCLAGLVKLYAMSGLLLEAKEN; this comes from the coding sequence ATGAGCGGATTTATCACTGCAATCCCCACCGGCATCACAGCTTTCACAGCCACCAATCTTGACGATCTAGCGATCCTGACACTGTTGTTCTCCCAGGTGAATGCAACCTTTCGCCGGCGACACATTGTAATGGGTCAGTATCTAGGTTTCAGCGCCCTAGTCGTTGCTAGCTTAGCCGGCTTCTTGGGAGGCTTGGTCTTGCCATCCCATTGGATTGGACTTCTGGGTTTCGCACCGATTGCTGTTGGGCTGAACAGTTTGTTAAATCCAGACAGTGATTCGCCAGAGGAGATGCAGGAGGAAACAGATTTAGATAAATCTTTTCCCTTCGCTCGTTTTCTATCTCCCCACACCTTTAGCGTGGCATCTATTACCATCGCCAATGGTAGCGACAATATCAGTATCTATATGCCATTGTTTGCCAACAGTGCCCTAGAAAGTTTGCTGGTGATCATTGGAGTCTTTCTGTCACTGGTTGGGGTTTGGTGCTACGCAACTTATAAGTTGGCTTCTCAACCAGCAGTCGCCGATGTGCTAACCCGCTACGGCAACCATCTCGTTCCCTTCGTCTTGATTGGCTTAGGTGTGTTTATTGTCCTCGACAGTGCTTCGCTCACTCCGATAGCGTTGGCAGCTAGTAGCTTGTGTTTGGCTGGACTGGTCAAACTGTATGCCATGAGTGGGCTGTTGCTGGAAGCAAAAGAAAATTGA
- a CDS encoding DUF1003 domain-containing protein, with translation MKRSTPSQKKPSKIEQLPLENDKATPGQRLADALAAKVGSWGFLTVQTSILAGWVGMNMMPGVPHWDEQPFILLNLVFSFASAYTAPIVLMSQNRQSDIEREKNEYDHKVNRQAAENVELLHEKIDSLQAQQLKELTQIVKQQQQSLDEIRASVVPVLKQQQSPNEIKMLDNQFPNGYSIYLPFKFNELIDNNSQDFKSLIPPQK, from the coding sequence ATGAAAAGATCTACTCCTTCACAAAAAAAGCCATCAAAGATAGAACAGTTACCGCTAGAAAATGACAAAGCGACCCCAGGACAGCGCCTTGCCGATGCGCTTGCAGCTAAAGTGGGATCTTGGGGATTTCTGACCGTACAAACTAGCATCCTAGCTGGGTGGGTTGGGATGAACATGATGCCTGGAGTGCCTCACTGGGACGAACAACCGTTCATCCTGCTCAACTTGGTCTTTTCCTTTGCCTCAGCCTACACTGCGCCTATCGTCTTGATGAGTCAAAACCGGCAGTCTGATATAGAGCGCGAAAAAAATGAATATGACCACAAAGTGAATCGTCAAGCTGCAGAAAACGTTGAGCTGCTGCATGAAAAAATTGACTCCTTGCAAGCTCAACAGCTTAAAGAACTGACTCAAATTGTTAAACAGCAACAGCAGTCGCTCGATGAAATTAGGGCAAGTGTGGTGCCGGTGCTTAAGCAGCAGCAATCTCCCAATGAAATTAAAATGCTTGATAACCAGTTTCCTAATGGATATTCAATTTACCTTCCCTTCAAATTTAATGAATTAATTGATAACAACAGTCAAGATTTTAAATCGCTTATTCCTCCGCAAAAATAA
- a CDS encoding DUF4214 domain-containing protein, translated as MLETIESLMKGLEASKMKGEILASAALLFTISLAGPVKAANAVNFNGMLASQDCQMCSVSSPGLIAQSSDDSRVYDAINRIYKDVLGRDADYRGLRTWARELENGATLQDIREEIARSDEAENRIEDIYREVLGRNADSRGTRTWVNALAGGASLRDVRERVADSREAEDAINRLYREVLGRDADRKGMKTWKRELGEGASLTQIRREIGNSAEARKRRRR; from the coding sequence ATGTTAGAGACGATTGAAAGTCTTATGAAGGGGTTGGAGGCAAGCAAGATGAAAGGCGAAATTCTGGCAAGTGCGGCGCTACTTTTCACCATAAGCTTAGCAGGGCCGGTGAAAGCAGCAAATGCCGTAAACTTTAATGGAATGCTGGCGAGTCAGGACTGTCAAATGTGCAGCGTGAGCAGTCCGGGTTTGATCGCTCAAAGCAGCGATGACAGCCGAGTTTATGACGCGATTAACAGGATTTATAAAGATGTACTGGGTCGAGACGCTGATTACCGGGGACTGAGAACTTGGGCGAGAGAGTTAGAAAATGGTGCGACGCTTCAAGACATCCGCGAGGAGATCGCCCGCAGTGATGAAGCTGAGAACAGGATCGAAGATATTTATCGAGAAGTGTTGGGACGAAATGCTGATTCTCGCGGCACCAGAACTTGGGTTAATGCGCTTGCCGGTGGTGCGAGTCTGCGTGATGTTCGCGAAAGAGTTGCTGACAGCCGAGAAGCGGAGGATGCGATCAATCGCCTCTATCGAGAAGTGCTGGGTCGAGATGCTGATCGTAAGGGAATGAAAACTTGGAAACGCGAGTTAGGCGAGGGTGCGTCTCTGACCCAAATTCGTCGAGAAATTGGTAACAGTGCAGAAGCCCGCAAGCGTAGAAGACGCTAA
- a CDS encoding DUF1206 domain-containing protein yields MRQKASLWIERLARLGYAAKGIVYGIVGVLALQAALGTGGKTTDTQGALTTIVTQPFGKFLLSLVAIGLLSYALWRFVEALKDPENKGTDVKGLASRAGSAVSGLIYAGLALSAVKIVLGSRSAGSGNSTADSTARLMAQPFGQWLVGTVGAFILGMGLYHFYKAYSAKFRKDLKLSQMSNTQETWAVRLGRFGLAARGVVLGITGIFLIQAARQSNPQEARGLSGALDALAQQPYGPLLLGIVALGLIAYGTYMGVQARFRRIVTG; encoded by the coding sequence ATGAGACAAAAAGCTTCTTTATGGATTGAGCGCTTAGCGCGGCTTGGTTATGCGGCTAAAGGAATTGTGTATGGAATTGTTGGAGTGCTAGCGCTACAGGCAGCGCTAGGGACAGGTGGCAAAACAACAGATACGCAAGGGGCTTTAACGACAATTGTGACGCAACCGTTTGGAAAATTTTTGCTAAGTTTAGTGGCTATTGGACTGCTCAGCTATGCGTTGTGGCGTTTTGTGGAAGCACTAAAAGATCCTGAGAACAAAGGTACAGACGTGAAGGGACTTGCATCGCGTGCAGGATCTGCGGTTAGCGGCCTGATTTATGCCGGCTTAGCCTTAAGCGCTGTTAAAATCGTCCTTGGTTCAAGAAGTGCCGGTAGTGGCAATTCCACAGCAGACTCGACGGCACGTTTAATGGCACAGCCGTTTGGTCAGTGGCTAGTGGGAACCGTGGGAGCCTTTATACTTGGTATGGGTCTCTATCATTTCTATAAAGCTTATAGCGCCAAATTCCGTAAGGATCTCAAATTAAGCCAGATGAGCAACACACAGGAAACTTGGGCAGTACGCTTGGGGAGATTCGGTTTGGCTGCACGAGGCGTTGTTTTAGGCATCACCGGCATCTTTTTGATCCAAGCAGCACGTCAATCTAACCCCCAAGAAGCACGAGGATTGAGCGGCGCACTAGATGCACTAGCTCAACAGCCTTATGGGCCTTTGCTTTTGGGGATCGTGGCGCTTGGTCTGATAGCCTATGGAACTTATATGGGAGTACAAGCTCGTTTTCGTCGAATTGTTACAGGTTAA
- a CDS encoding ADP-ribosylglycohydrolase family protein, with translation MQPTSKILSGLMGVCVGDALGVPVEFTSRAERVKMPVTEMTGYGTYNQPAGTWSDDSSLTFCLAESLCAGFSLEAIAKSFCRWYNEAYWTPYGEVFDVGNTTRQAITNLQRGVPPLDAGGTSESSNGNGSLMRILPLSFYSGYLNFSELIERVHQVSRITHGHRRSQIACGIYTSIAMGLLQGLEPKTAYLQGIENMKNFYTKPSDVRQINSHFQRIFGGTIDNLSVDKIQSSGYVVHTLEAALWCFLNTSSYAESVLKAVNLGEDTDTTAAVTGGLAGIYYGLENIPKEWVAQIARKDDIVALATRLEAAINSSSNK, from the coding sequence ATGCAGCCCACATCAAAAATCTTGTCGGGTTTGATGGGTGTATGTGTGGGCGATGCCTTGGGGGTGCCGGTGGAATTTACCAGCCGTGCCGAAAGGGTTAAGATGCCGGTGACAGAAATGACCGGCTATGGTACTTATAACCAACCAGCCGGCACTTGGTCAGATGATAGTTCCCTGACATTTTGCTTAGCAGAGTCTCTGTGTGCCGGCTTTTCTTTAGAAGCAATTGCCAAGTCTTTCTGCCGATGGTACAACGAAGCGTACTGGACGCCTTACGGAGAAGTTTTTGACGTTGGCAACACCACCAGACAAGCAATTACAAACTTACAACGGGGTGTCCCACCTCTCGATGCCGGTGGCACGAGCGAATCGAGTAATGGGAATGGCTCGCTGATGCGAATTCTTCCTCTATCATTCTATTCTGGATATCTCAACTTTTCAGAATTAATTGAGCGAGTCCATCAAGTTTCTCGAATTACGCACGGGCATCGCCGCTCGCAAATTGCCTGCGGAATTTATACCAGCATCGCGATGGGTCTGTTGCAAGGATTAGAACCCAAAACAGCTTATCTCCAAGGCATCGAAAATATGAAAAATTTTTATACCAAACCTTCGGATGTCCGACAAATCAATTCTCATTTTCAACGAATTTTTGGTGGCACTATAGACAACTTATCTGTTGATAAAATTCAATCGTCAGGATATGTTGTTCATACATTGGAAGCGGCTTTGTGGTGCTTTTTAAATACTTCTTCTTATGCGGAATCTGTTTTAAAAGCCGTGAATTTGGGCGAAGATACTGATACCACCGCAGCCGTCACCGGCGGTCTTGCCGGCATCTACTACGGCTTAGAAAATATCCCAAAAGAATGGGTCGCTCAAATAGCTAGAAAAGATGATATCGTTGCCTTAGCAACTCGCCTGGAAGCAGCCATTAACAGCTCTAGCAACAAGTAA
- the atpD gene encoding F0F1 ATP synthase subunit beta, translating into MVTTAEKTNIGYITQIIGPVVDVKFPNGKMPQIYNALIVTGKNAAGNEVSVTCEVQQLLGDNQVRAVSMKTTDGLVRGMEAMDTGAPISVPVGAGTLGRIFNVIGEPIDNQGPVNTEATSPIHRDAPAFTELETKPSVFETGIKVVDLLAPYRRGGKIGLFGGAGVGKTVIIQELINNIAKAHGGVSVFGGVGERTREGNDLYNEFKESGVINEKNLGESKVALVYGQMNEPPGARMRVGLSALTMAEYFRDVNKQDVLLFIDNIFRFVQAGSEVSALLGRMPSAVGYQPTLGTEMGQLQERITSTTEGSITSIQAVYVPADDLTDPAPATTFAHLDATTVLSRALASKGIYPAVDPLDSTSTMLQPSVVGDDHYNTARAVQSTLQRYKELQDIIAILGLDELSEDDRLTVARARKIERFLSQPFFVAEIFTGAPGKYVKLADTIKGFKMILSGELDALPEQAFYLVGDINEAMAKAEKMKAEGK; encoded by the coding sequence ATGGTCACCACCGCAGAAAAGACAAACATAGGCTACATTACTCAAATCATCGGACCCGTTGTAGACGTTAAATTCCCCAACGGCAAGATGCCCCAAATCTACAACGCGCTGATCGTCACCGGCAAAAACGCAGCCGGCAATGAAGTTTCCGTCACCTGTGAAGTGCAACAATTGCTGGGCGACAACCAGGTGCGTGCCGTTTCCATGAAAACCACCGACGGCTTGGTGCGGGGCATGGAAGCAATGGACACCGGCGCACCCATCAGCGTACCCGTAGGTGCCGGCACCCTAGGTCGAATTTTTAACGTCATCGGCGAACCCATCGACAATCAAGGGCCGGTCAACACCGAAGCGACCTCTCCCATTCACCGTGACGCCCCAGCATTCACCGAGTTAGAAACCAAGCCCTCCGTTTTTGAAACCGGCATCAAGGTTGTAGACTTGTTGGCTCCCTACCGACGCGGCGGCAAAATCGGTCTGTTTGGCGGTGCCGGTGTTGGCAAAACCGTAATTATCCAAGAACTGATTAACAACATCGCCAAAGCACACGGCGGTGTATCCGTATTTGGCGGCGTGGGCGAACGCACTCGCGAAGGCAACGACCTTTACAACGAATTTAAAGAATCTGGCGTTATTAACGAAAAAAACCTCGGTGAATCCAAGGTTGCCCTCGTCTATGGCCAGATGAACGAGCCACCCGGAGCACGGATGCGCGTTGGTCTGTCTGCTTTGACAATGGCCGAATACTTCCGCGATGTTAACAAGCAAGACGTGCTGCTGTTCATCGACAACATCTTCCGCTTCGTGCAAGCCGGTTCTGAAGTGTCCGCACTCTTAGGCCGGATGCCTTCCGCCGTGGGATATCAGCCCACTCTGGGGACGGAAATGGGCCAATTGCAAGAGCGCATCACCTCCACCACCGAAGGTTCCATTACCTCCATTCAAGCCGTTTACGTGCCGGCAGATGACTTGACCGACCCCGCGCCGGCAACCACCTTCGCTCACTTAGACGCCACCACCGTGTTGTCTCGTGCGCTAGCATCCAAAGGAATCTACCCAGCCGTTGACCCCTTAGATTCCACCTCCACCATGTTGCAACCCAGCGTTGTGGGTGACGATCACTACAACACAGCGCGTGCGGTGCAATCAACCCTGCAACGTTATAAGGAACTTCAAGATATCATCGCCATCTTGGGCTTAGATGAATTGTCTGAAGACGACCGGCTCACGGTTGCTCGCGCTCGGAAGATTGAGCGGTTCTTGTCTCAACCCTTCTTCGTGGCAGAAATCTTCACTGGCGCTCCTGGCAAATATGTCAAGCTCGCAGACACCATCAAAGGATTCAAGATGATTCTGTCTGGCGAACTCGATGCACTACCCGAACAAGCGTTTTACTTGGTCGGCGACATCAACGAAGCGATGGCCAAGGCCGAAAAAATGAAAGCCGAAGGCAAGTAA
- the atpC gene encoding ATP synthase F1 subunit epsilon, with product MTLTVRVIAPGTTVWDATAQEVILPSTTGQLGILSGHAPLLTALDTGVMRVRPDKEWVAIALMGGFAEVENDEVTILVNGAQRGESIDLEEARTAYNQAQTRANQSQSGNRQEQIQATQALKRARARFQAAGGMVQA from the coding sequence ATGACATTAACAGTTCGCGTAATTGCGCCCGGTACAACGGTTTGGGATGCCACCGCTCAAGAAGTCATTCTGCCAAGCACCACCGGCCAACTCGGTATTTTATCGGGACACGCTCCCCTATTGACGGCTCTCGATACCGGCGTGATGCGAGTCCGTCCCGATAAAGAGTGGGTGGCAATTGCCTTGATGGGTGGCTTTGCAGAAGTTGAAAACGACGAAGTCACCATTCTGGTTAATGGCGCACAGCGGGGCGAATCTATCGATCTTGAAGAAGCGCGTACAGCTTATAACCAAGCCCAAACCCGCGCCAATCAATCCCAGAGTGGCAACCGGCAAGAGCAAATTCAAGCCACGCAAGCACTCAAACGCGCTCGCGCCCGCTTTCAGGCTGCCGGCGGCATGGTGCAAGCCTAA
- a CDS encoding DUF3177 family protein: MPAEPWFKSLVWIDYRLAVVFTIAIPLILLLWAFVQKSEAIVRLLIIYWRVASLLAITLYLMIASIPLSFVATVIARVLIPISLWFWVDINEEIDDQSPSPLKLAFTSWRWAITVYSALGALFQIPFLRCAVDKTALSSRFCQVWIDPPLLFKQYFHANTTVQFLGFLGVVGLLIYVVSLSYFVLVKLKLQGRSATGH, encoded by the coding sequence ATGCCTGCTGAACCTTGGTTTAAATCGTTAGTTTGGATAGATTACCGGCTGGCGGTTGTATTTACAATTGCTATTCCCTTGATTTTGCTACTTTGGGCATTTGTCCAAAAATCTGAGGCGATTGTGCGGTTGCTAATTATTTACTGGCGGGTGGCTAGCTTGCTAGCGATTACGCTTTACTTAATGATTGCGTCGATCCCTCTTAGCTTTGTCGCCACGGTGATTGCTCGCGTCTTGATCCCCATATCTTTGTGGTTTTGGGTGGATATTAATGAAGAAATTGACGATCAATCCCCGTCACCTTTGAAGTTGGCTTTTACATCTTGGCGATGGGCGATTACGGTTTATAGTGCTTTGGGTGCGCTATTCCAAATTCCTTTCCTACGTTGTGCGGTAGACAAAACTGCACTGAGTAGCCGGTTTTGTCAAGTTTGGATCGATCCACCGTTGCTGTTTAAACAGTATTTCCACGCGAATACGACAGTCCAGTTTTTAGGCTTTCTGGGTGTTGTGGGTTTGTTGATTTACGTGGTGTCTCTGAGCTACTTTGTGCTGGTCAAGCTAAAATTGCAGGGGCGATCTGCGACGGGTCACTGA